In one window of Candidatus Binatia bacterium DNA:
- a CDS encoding glycosyl transferase, which yields MRRQTPLSVPLQPGGAVLSNGRFWSFVSRRGTGSAFFQFDEQWIQTYGWRPDLPQDHLGWLVYLRDRQSGAVWSATPAPRPHPEARYHFQRHAGVAAFACQTPPWQTQLEVWVDGARPQEHRRLRIKNLSSQARAIEVTTYLEVVLFPLAAFVAHPAFAKLFVQTEWCPAHQCLLARRRPRSGAERWPLLFLAAVNGEVAEYETDRLRFIGRGHTPEAPRALTEKTPLSCTAGNVLDPIFSLRHVVELAPGEEGSLDYVCGLTEEEARLPEVLGGGEPPAARQRRKDAEECHRELMRGADLQLQEAKRAEALAVALLYRSPELRSAVALPGRELAQEVRTKVGVRDGRMVFVAVGEEEWWERVGRYWQHAGLPIDVWVARPGLEQTLVRPANDPQRGATLSADEFAAFLAIADGYWSGEARRRWQRPGRRVIPQVQASGESASGEGEISGLELWNGFGGFRDGGQEYVVPVGERFGPPLPWVNVIANPEFGCLVSERGAGFTWSCNSREFRLTAWSNDPVTDPPSECLYLRDEDTGAFCSLFPAPCGPGRFEVTHGQGFSRWRTLWAGVESTVTCFVPPDESLRVWWIELVNHTAERKRLSLWAYHQLVLGADPWTQRSTVRTELDSDTPILWAYNPAIELFERRAVFAALVSDRAWRRQVAAGDRLWFLGAGGSLAAPEALQQRTWRNSVVGAGLDPAAVLGGKLWLAPGERWHGAALLGATDDMAQARRCVQEYRSDEHVGRRFAATVQFWDERLSELRVETPWPDLDLLVNRWLLYQATSCRLWGRSAFYQSGGAFGYRDQLQDACALLWSHPEETRAQILLHAAHQFPEGDVLHWWHPPWEKGTRTRFSDDLLWLPLVTSWYIDFTGDVGIWDERRPFVQARSLTSEEEEAYLAVTRSTETATLYEHCCRAIDRSLTRGPHGLPLMGTGDWNDGMNRVGRQGKGESVWLGFFLAEILARFAPVCEDRGDEARAQRYWQYRRGLVEALAAHGWDGAWYRRAYFDDGTPLGSAQNSECQIDALVQAWAVLSGVASPHRAMQALAAVEERLVDREAKIIRLLAPPFDRMPRDPGYIKGYLPGIRENGGQYTHAAVWVVQAFLHAGLLERASELLRYLLPTEHARDAGQVCRYMVEPYVVAADIYGEDPHRGRGGWTWYTGSAGWLYRLIVETFLGVRLERGRTLVVEPRVPAAWPGFRVRWRVPLTGELYHIEVENRAELAASPLRAWLDGAALEVNGEAVRVQLKSDAAEHDLKIVRTVESPGERERPK from the coding sequence GTGAGGCGACAGACGCCTCTATCGGTGCCCTTGCAGCCAGGGGGAGCGGTGTTGTCCAACGGCCGCTTTTGGAGCTTCGTCTCCCGGCGAGGAACGGGCAGCGCGTTCTTCCAGTTCGATGAACAATGGATCCAGACCTATGGCTGGCGTCCGGACCTTCCCCAAGATCACCTCGGCTGGCTGGTGTACTTGCGCGACCGGCAGAGCGGCGCCGTGTGGTCTGCCACTCCAGCACCGCGCCCCCACCCTGAGGCGCGGTATCATTTCCAGCGGCACGCGGGGGTTGCGGCATTCGCCTGCCAAACGCCGCCGTGGCAAACACAACTGGAGGTTTGGGTGGACGGAGCGCGTCCACAGGAGCACCGGCGGCTGCGAATCAAAAATCTCTCCTCGCAGGCGCGGGCCATCGAGGTGACCACCTACCTCGAAGTTGTTCTGTTTCCCTTGGCTGCCTTCGTCGCCCACCCCGCATTTGCAAAATTGTTCGTTCAGACAGAGTGGTGCCCCGCGCACCAGTGCTTGCTGGCGCGCCGCCGCCCCCGTTCAGGCGCGGAGCGCTGGCCGCTCCTGTTTCTCGCTGCTGTGAACGGTGAGGTTGCGGAGTACGAGACCGATCGCCTGCGCTTTATCGGGCGCGGGCACACTCCGGAGGCACCGCGGGCACTTACTGAGAAGACGCCGCTTTCGTGCACCGCTGGTAACGTGCTCGATCCGATTTTTAGCCTCCGCCACGTGGTGGAGTTGGCTCCCGGCGAGGAGGGCTCCCTCGACTACGTGTGTGGTTTGACGGAGGAGGAAGCGCGCTTGCCGGAAGTGCTCGGCGGCGGCGAGCCGCCGGCTGCGCGACAGCGGCGCAAGGATGCGGAGGAGTGCCACCGTGAACTGATGCGCGGTGCCGATTTGCAATTGCAGGAGGCGAAACGCGCAGAAGCGCTGGCTGTTGCGCTGCTGTATCGCAGCCCCGAGTTGCGCTCGGCGGTCGCGTTGCCCGGCCGCGAGCTTGCGCAGGAAGTGCGCACGAAAGTCGGTGTACGCGATGGGCGCATGGTTTTCGTTGCCGTGGGCGAAGAAGAGTGGTGGGAGCGGGTTGGTCGCTATTGGCAGCATGCCGGGCTCCCGATCGATGTGTGGGTTGCTCGGCCGGGTCTCGAACAAACGCTCGTGCGGCCTGCGAACGATCCGCAAAGAGGCGCAACCCTGAGTGCCGACGAGTTCGCGGCGTTCCTGGCGATTGCGGATGGATACTGGAGCGGAGAGGCGCGCCGCAGATGGCAGCGCCCAGGCAGGCGGGTAATACCGCAGGTGCAAGCCTCCGGAGAAAGCGCAAGTGGCGAAGGCGAAATTTCCGGCCTCGAACTGTGGAACGGGTTTGGTGGGTTTCGCGACGGCGGGCAGGAATACGTCGTGCCCGTTGGCGAGCGGTTTGGCCCGCCTCTGCCGTGGGTGAACGTGATCGCCAACCCAGAGTTCGGCTGTTTGGTGTCGGAGCGCGGAGCGGGGTTCACGTGGAGCTGCAATAGCCGCGAGTTCCGTCTTACAGCTTGGTCGAACGATCCGGTGACCGATCCGCCGAGCGAGTGCCTGTACCTGCGCGACGAGGACACGGGCGCATTTTGCTCGCTGTTTCCCGCACCGTGTGGTCCGGGAAGATTCGAGGTGACCCACGGGCAGGGATTCAGTCGATGGCGGACGCTGTGGGCGGGTGTGGAGTCGACGGTCACCTGCTTCGTGCCGCCGGATGAGTCGTTGCGGGTTTGGTGGATCGAGTTGGTGAATCACACAGCCGAGAGGAAGCGGCTGTCGTTGTGGGCGTACCATCAGCTCGTTTTGGGTGCTGATCCGTGGACGCAGCGCAGTACAGTTCGCACCGAGCTCGACAGCGATACGCCCATCCTCTGGGCATACAACCCGGCAATCGAATTGTTCGAGCGGCGGGCCGTGTTTGCTGCGCTGGTGAGCGACCGCGCGTGGCGCAGGCAGGTAGCGGCGGGGGACCGGCTGTGGTTCCTGGGCGCGGGCGGCTCGCTGGCCGCACCCGAGGCGCTCCAGCAGCGGACGTGGCGGAACAGTGTTGTGGGCGCGGGGCTCGACCCCGCAGCCGTGTTGGGAGGGAAATTGTGGCTTGCGCCCGGGGAACGTTGGCACGGTGCAGCCTTGCTTGGTGCGACTGACGACATGGCACAAGCGCGGCGTTGTGTGCAGGAATATCGCAGTGACGAACACGTGGGCCGTCGGTTTGCAGCCACGGTGCAGTTTTGGGACGAGCGGCTGTCCGAACTGCGTGTGGAAACGCCTTGGCCGGACCTCGACCTGCTGGTGAACCGCTGGCTGTTGTATCAGGCGACCAGTTGTCGGCTTTGGGGGCGGTCGGCCTTCTATCAATCGGGTGGCGCCTTTGGGTATCGCGACCAGTTGCAAGACGCGTGTGCTTTACTCTGGAGTCACCCGGAGGAGACGCGGGCGCAAATTCTTTTGCATGCCGCGCACCAGTTTCCGGAAGGCGATGTGTTGCACTGGTGGCATCCTCCCTGGGAGAAAGGCACGCGCACGCGGTTTTCCGACGATCTGTTATGGCTCCCGCTGGTGACCTCGTGGTACATCGATTTTACGGGCGACGTTGGGATCTGGGACGAACGCCGCCCGTTCGTGCAGGCTCGCAGCCTGACCTCCGAGGAAGAGGAGGCTTACCTTGCGGTAACGCGGAGTACGGAGACGGCGACGTTGTACGAGCATTGTTGCCGTGCCATCGACCGGTCGTTGACCCGCGGGCCGCATGGCTTGCCGCTTATGGGCACCGGAGATTGGAACGATGGCATGAACCGGGTGGGCCGACAGGGAAAAGGCGAAAGCGTGTGGCTCGGGTTCTTCCTTGCGGAAATTCTCGCCCGTTTTGCCCCGGTGTGCGAGGACAGGGGCGATGAAGCGCGGGCGCAGCGGTATTGGCAATACCGCCGCGGGCTGGTGGAAGCATTGGCAGCGCACGGCTGGGACGGTGCGTGGTATCGTCGTGCGTACTTCGACGATGGCACCCCGCTAGGCTCGGCACAGAACTCCGAGTGTCAGATAGACGCGCTCGTGCAGGCCTGGGCAGTATTGAGTGGAGTGGCTTCGCCGCACCGAGCAATGCAGGCGCTCGCGGCGGTGGAAGAAAGGCTGGTCGACCGTGAGGCGAAGATCATCCGACTTTTGGCTCCGCCGTTCGATCGCATGCCGCGGGATCCCGGCTACATCAAAGGATACCTGCCGGGCATTCGCGAAAACGGCGGACAGTACACGCATGCGGCGGTATGGGTTGTGCAGGCCTTCCTGCATGCGGGGTTGCTAGAGCGGGCGAGCGAGTTGCTGCGCTATCTCCTCCCGACGGAGCATGCGCGCGATGCTGGCCAGGTCTGCCGGTACATGGTGGAGCCGTACGTGGTGGCTGCGGACATTTATGGAGAGGATCCCCACCGCGGGCGCGGTGGATGGACGTGGTACACTGGCTCGGCGGGATGGCTCTACCGCCTGATTGTGGAGACCTTCCTCGGCGTGCGACTCGAGCGCGGCCGCACGCTCGTCGTAGAACCGCGGGTTCCTGCGGCGTGGCCTGGTTTCCGAGTTCGGTGGCGGGTGCCGCTCACGGGGGAGCTGTATCACATCGAGGTCGAGAACCGGGCGGAGCTGGCGGCGTCGCCCCTCCGCGCGTGGCTCGATGGTGCCGCGCTAGAAGTGAATGGCGAGGCTGTGCGGGTGCAGCTCAAGAGTGATGCCGCAGAGCATGACCTTAAAATTGTCCGCACAGTGGAGTCGCCCGGAGAGCGGGAACGCCCGAAGTGA
- a CDS encoding Hpt domain-containing protein, translated as MLSDNRNSPIFSAFNKRRALAAAGGDLNVLREIVGLFLVDLPRRLRELRSALKAGELERVAAVAHSLRGSAAVFGCDEAVDATIQLELLAKQGASEHLADTAKAVEQIFHSLAEEAAAQFFDRADLAATTETGPVAASHTASVKL; from the coding sequence ATGTTGAGCGACAACCGGAACTCTCCCATTTTTTCAGCGTTCAATAAACGCCGCGCGCTCGCGGCTGCCGGCGGCGACTTGAATGTTCTCCGCGAAATCGTTGGTTTGTTTCTTGTTGATTTGCCGCGCCGTTTACGAGAGTTGCGCAGCGCCTTGAAAGCCGGCGAGCTCGAACGGGTCGCAGCAGTCGCGCACTCGTTACGCGGCTCCGCAGCGGTGTTCGGATGCGATGAAGCGGTGGATGCAACTATTCAACTCGAACTCCTCGCCAAACAAGGCGCCAGCGAGCATCTGGCCGATACGGCCAAGGCGGTCGAGCAAATCTTCCACTCTCTTGCCGAAGAAGCGGCCGCACAGTTCTTCGACCGTGCTGACCTAGCCGCAACAACCGAAACGGGCCCCGTCGCCGCTTCCCACACGGCGTCCGTCAAGCTCTGA
- a CDS encoding response regulator: MAGSRVQPKALEADQQVRGNASVLSPANSRTVGEPRVPTALGLLAQSTEEEVAASLARLARMPYVDSCDITVDPQLAQHLKVELAHRYGCVPLAACARVLRVAATHPLDSETRHVLEFAAHRPVEVAIAPQADVHAAQLRLYEGDRLLAWYMKRITSAASPVNNSAPTEAPACEHGDLSAGAKRLATLLLADASANAAAEVAVVSARGWTTVFHRSPSGWAPAFNLPGWVGAWLAGACSALNSSRQEGVTLTVAGRVWRWICELDENPAQRTLYLVLEPPEALAPTRFLPQGQTREFACPRCRTTALHRTTLCPNCKLPLWRLCRNCGGRFHASQPVCSCCGAAATPAPAAPTAAPLAPTGPLLRTRPVGAPPTQLHVLVVDDQPDVRHCMANAFRSLPVRVSLAASGEEALSFIAQDPPHMIVLDMVMPGIDGFEVIARLRASLRTAFVPIFAVTVLDPLDPRLRETLGPDDLCLQKPFSKSELLTRAARLARLTYGFKLTTATAAQGGEAITAAQTFCAEEEPC, from the coding sequence GTGGCAGGCAGTCGCGTACAGCCAAAGGCACTCGAGGCAGACCAGCAGGTGAGAGGCAACGCTTCCGTCCTCTCGCCCGCGAACAGTCGCACAGTCGGCGAGCCTCGTGTGCCCACCGCCCTCGGGCTGCTTGCGCAGTCAACGGAAGAGGAGGTGGCCGCGAGCCTGGCGCGCCTTGCACGGATGCCGTACGTCGACTCGTGCGACATCACGGTCGACCCGCAGCTCGCACAGCATCTCAAAGTTGAACTAGCACACCGCTACGGCTGCGTTCCGCTCGCGGCCTGCGCACGTGTGCTGCGGGTCGCCGCCACGCATCCGCTCGACAGCGAAACCCGCCACGTTTTGGAATTTGCAGCCCACCGCCCGGTGGAGGTTGCGATTGCGCCCCAAGCGGACGTGCACGCGGCACAACTTCGGCTGTACGAGGGCGATCGACTCCTGGCATGGTACATGAAGCGCATCACCTCTGCTGCATCTCCCGTAAACAACTCCGCGCCGACTGAAGCGCCTGCCTGCGAGCACGGCGACCTTTCCGCTGGGGCCAAACGCCTGGCCACGCTGCTCCTCGCAGACGCCTCGGCAAATGCCGCGGCAGAGGTGGCAGTCGTCTCCGCACGGGGGTGGACTACCGTGTTTCATCGCTCGCCCTCGGGCTGGGCACCGGCTTTCAACTTGCCCGGCTGGGTAGGTGCTTGGCTCGCTGGCGCGTGCAGCGCTTTGAACTCCTCTCGGCAGGAGGGTGTCACCCTCACCGTCGCCGGTCGAGTTTGGCGCTGGATCTGCGAGCTCGACGAAAACCCTGCGCAGCGCACCCTCTACCTTGTGCTCGAGCCGCCCGAAGCGCTTGCCCCGACTCGTTTCCTCCCGCAAGGGCAGACCCGCGAGTTCGCCTGCCCTCGCTGCCGCACCACAGCATTGCATCGGACCACTCTGTGCCCGAACTGCAAGCTGCCCCTGTGGCGCCTTTGCCGCAACTGCGGCGGGCGTTTCCACGCTTCGCAACCAGTTTGCTCCTGCTGCGGCGCAGCCGCGACCCCTGCGCCCGCGGCACCCACGGCGGCCCCCCTCGCGCCCACGGGTCCCCTCCTGCGCACTCGACCCGTGGGCGCGCCGCCGACCCAGCTACATGTTTTGGTGGTCGACGACCAACCCGATGTGCGCCACTGCATGGCAAACGCCTTCCGCAGCCTGCCCGTGCGCGTGAGCTTGGCAGCCAGCGGCGAAGAAGCCCTCTCGTTCATCGCACAAGACCCGCCACACATGATCGTTCTGGATATGGTCATGCCAGGGATCGACGGCTTCGAAGTGATCGCACGGCTCCGCGCCTCGCTGCGCACCGCATTCGTGCCGATCTTCGCGGTCACCGTTCTCGATCCGCTCGATCCCCGCCTGCGGGAAACCCTGGGACCGGATGATCTCTGCCTCCAGAAACCTTTTTCAAAGTCCGAGCTGCTCACCCGTGCGGCGCGCCTGGCGCGGTTGACGTACGGGTTCAAACTCACGACGGCCACAGCCGCACAGGGCGGCGAGGCCATCACCGCGGCACAGACGTTTTGCGCTGAGGAGGAGCCATGTTGA
- a CDS encoding glycoside hydrolase family 5 protein: MVAGRLLILAVALFAICGCGSDDEPPSSVASLPKLTARRGADAAIYDAAGRQVLLRGVNLNSLGDYYQDNPALPPVLPLSEMDFRRMAGFGFNVVRLIVSWSALEPERGRWSEAYIGRIRQAVAMAKAAGLYVVLDMHQDAWGKFIATPPGVNCGSARERAIGWDGAPEWATITDGRSTCRTPGVRELAPAVAQAFENFYSDRDGIQTAFVATWAYLAAAFAQEPAVAGYDLFNEPHWGNNIVGAGTKLTGLYSRLIPAIRAAEQAAGGFPHIIFFEPVVLWPVDGMLPDPAVMDDPHLVFAPHNYAESITGANPLSIEQVFERARADAERYQATFWIGEYGWFSDPPANKARLLRYAAEEDRYLVGGAWWQWKQACGDPHSIGIPGGTPPSLLILLRYSACPGDVDLGFVPEWIEVLSRPYPRAAPGRLLALASDPSSGELEMHGETATPGEAELWVPHRSGTLRVDGDGVGEVRKVAVPGGVRVSVAVAGSYRVRVRWAP, from the coding sequence ATGGTTGCCGGGAGACTGCTCATCCTTGCGGTTGCGTTGTTCGCGATTTGCGGTTGCGGTAGCGATGACGAACCGCCGTCCTCGGTTGCCTCCTTGCCGAAGCTCACGGCGCGTCGGGGTGCGGACGCGGCAATTTACGATGCTGCAGGGCGGCAGGTGCTACTGCGCGGCGTGAACCTGAACAGCTTGGGCGACTACTACCAGGACAACCCCGCTCTGCCGCCTGTGTTGCCGTTGAGCGAAATGGATTTTCGCCGAATGGCGGGCTTTGGCTTCAATGTTGTGCGGCTGATTGTCTCTTGGTCCGCACTCGAGCCGGAACGGGGCCGCTGGAGTGAGGCGTACATTGGTCGGATTCGGCAAGCAGTGGCGATGGCGAAGGCGGCGGGATTGTATGTGGTGTTGGACATGCATCAAGACGCGTGGGGCAAATTCATAGCAACCCCTCCAGGGGTGAATTGCGGAAGTGCGCGGGAGCGGGCGATTGGTTGGGACGGTGCACCCGAGTGGGCGACGATTACCGACGGCCGGAGCACCTGCCGGACTCCAGGAGTGCGGGAACTTGCCCCTGCGGTGGCGCAGGCCTTCGAGAATTTTTATTCCGACCGTGACGGCATTCAGACGGCGTTCGTGGCAACTTGGGCGTACCTGGCCGCAGCATTTGCGCAAGAGCCGGCGGTCGCCGGCTACGATTTGTTCAATGAGCCCCACTGGGGGAACAACATCGTTGGTGCGGGCACGAAGCTTACGGGGCTGTACTCGCGGCTGATTCCGGCCATTCGTGCCGCGGAGCAAGCGGCCGGTGGCTTCCCCCATATCATCTTTTTTGAACCGGTGGTGTTGTGGCCTGTCGATGGGATGCTGCCGGACCCGGCGGTGATGGACGACCCCCATCTAGTGTTCGCACCACACAACTATGCCGAATCGATCACTGGTGCCAATCCGCTCTCCATCGAGCAGGTATTCGAGCGGGCTCGCGCAGATGCCGAGCGCTACCAAGCCACCTTTTGGATTGGCGAGTACGGTTGGTTTTCCGACCCGCCAGCGAACAAAGCGCGGCTCCTCCGCTACGCCGCGGAAGAAGACCGCTATCTGGTTGGCGGTGCGTGGTGGCAGTGGAAGCAGGCGTGTGGCGATCCGCACAGCATAGGCATTCCCGGGGGTACGCCGCCGAGCCTGTTGATCCTCTTGCGATATTCCGCGTGTCCCGGTGACGTCGACCTCGGCTTCGTGCCGGAATGGATCGAAGTGCTTTCTCGCCCTTACCCGCGTGCTGCTCCCGGGCGGTTGCTCGCGTTGGCCAGCGACCCCTCAAGTGGCGAGTTGGAGATGCACGGGGAGACGGCCACGCCAGGCGAAGCAGAACTTTGGGTGCCGCATCGGAGCGGAACGTTGCGAGTGGATGGTGACGGAGTCGGTGAAGTGCGGAAGGTGGCGGTTCCGGGCGGGGTTCGAGTTTCGGTGGCGGTGGCCGGCAGCTATCGCGTGCGGGTGCGTTGGGCTCCGTAA
- a CDS encoding nitroreductase family protein yields the protein MKPLDLAVVDHLLTTTRSVRKRLDLSRPVPLDVIERCIEIAIQAPTGSNAQNWHFLVVTDAEKREQLANLYRQAFSLYRQMNVNAPQLREGDPRREQTLRIVESATYLADHLHEVPVHVVPCIDGRAEQGPVVMQASLYGSILPAVWSLMLALRSRGLGSAWTTLHLMYEKEAAAVLGIPEHVTQVALLPVAYFTGEDFKPAKRLPVRNFISLNSWGTPLPERAG from the coding sequence ATGAAGCCGTTGGATCTCGCAGTTGTGGATCACTTGCTCACGACAACGCGCTCGGTGCGCAAGCGCTTGGATCTCAGCCGGCCTGTGCCTTTGGATGTAATCGAGCGTTGCATCGAGATTGCGATCCAGGCCCCGACGGGCTCCAACGCGCAAAACTGGCACTTTCTGGTGGTGACCGATGCGGAAAAACGCGAGCAGTTGGCGAATCTCTATCGGCAGGCGTTTTCTTTGTACCGCCAGATGAACGTGAATGCCCCGCAATTGCGCGAAGGGGACCCGCGTCGCGAGCAAACATTGCGCATCGTCGAGTCGGCCACGTACTTGGCGGACCATCTTCATGAAGTCCCGGTTCACGTCGTGCCGTGTATCGATGGGCGGGCGGAGCAGGGCCCGGTGGTGATGCAAGCCTCGCTGTACGGCTCGATCTTGCCCGCAGTGTGGTCGTTGATGCTGGCGCTGCGGTCGCGCGGGCTCGGTTCGGCTTGGACGACGCTACACCTCATGTACGAGAAAGAGGCGGCCGCGGTGTTGGGAATTCCTGAGCACGTCACGCAAGTCGCGCTCTTACCGGTGGCGTATTTCACGGGCGAAGATTTCAAGCCTGCGAAGCGTTTGCCCGTGCGAAACTTCATCTCGCTGAATTCGTGGGGAACTCCGCTTCCAGAGAGAGCAGGCTGA
- a CDS encoding enoyl-CoA hydratase: MPEFETVAYKLENNVAWVTLNRPEQRNAVNATMREELIRIFHDAQTNSDIRALVLTGAGKGFCTGADLSGSRGQGPQGPGATRLVMKGSSQRLIRALWELEKPVVCAVNGVAAGLGAHLAFASDFVIAAQEARFIEIFVRRGLAVDAGGAFLLPRLIGLQRAKELVFFGDDLSAEDAHCWGLVNRVVPADQLEATARSWAERLARGPTIALGFSKRLLNRSLDGDLETCLEEEGLAQAIVAQSEDLREGVQAFIERRDPVFKGR, translated from the coding sequence ATGCCCGAGTTCGAAACGGTTGCCTACAAGCTGGAGAACAACGTTGCCTGGGTCACGCTCAACCGCCCGGAGCAACGCAATGCGGTGAACGCCACGATGCGCGAAGAACTCATCCGCATCTTTCACGACGCGCAAACCAATTCCGATATCCGTGCCCTCGTCCTCACCGGTGCGGGAAAAGGCTTTTGCACCGGCGCTGATCTTTCCGGTTCGCGGGGGCAGGGTCCGCAAGGCCCCGGCGCTACCCGCCTGGTGATGAAAGGCAGCTCGCAGCGCTTGATCCGCGCCCTGTGGGAGTTGGAGAAACCGGTGGTCTGCGCCGTCAATGGCGTTGCCGCTGGGCTTGGCGCTCACCTGGCCTTTGCCTCGGACTTCGTCATCGCCGCTCAGGAGGCCCGCTTCATCGAAATCTTTGTGCGGCGTGGTCTCGCTGTCGATGCTGGCGGTGCCTTTTTGCTTCCGCGCTTGATCGGACTGCAGCGCGCTAAAGAGCTGGTGTTCTTCGGCGACGACCTCAGCGCGGAAGACGCTCACTGCTGGGGCTTAGTAAACCGGGTTGTGCCCGCGGATCAGCTCGAAGCCACCGCCCGCTCGTGGGCCGAACGGTTGGCGCGCGGCCCCACCATCGCTCTCGGCTTCTCGAAGCGGCTCCTCAACCGTTCTCTCGACGGCGACCTGGAAACGTGCCTCGAAGAAGAAGGGCTCGCACAAGCGATCGTTGCCCAGTCGGAAGACCTGCGCGAGGGCGTCCAGGCATTTATCGAGCGCCGCGATCCCGTCTTCAAAGGCCGCTAG
- a CDS encoding outer membrane lipoprotein-sorting protein gives MRAQLQSWRLVGACALASTLAIFSGRIAQAADPNGLAPGSVLGKDNWQLAENLLPPEILRHYREGHYQNKIIDWPEGIYRWDPRFLAASEANRGRYTTSPEGTIIDAATGRQPAFVYGLPFPDIDPGKDPAAAVKILWNFFYQYWNEGSSHNLILLAWVRPDGVDREAIQDVYFLYYDGQDPDYRLPNPNNFSMQFVAVATSPADLHGTASLTWRYRDSNKRDSNWTYVPALRRVRAVSPANRSDGFLGSDMSQDDGPFFDGKPEDFTWSFVGEGETLRIVDPESFERMPQRYWLPEGGWRTVWTNLQVVGFQTPDWKGIAWAPVRAALAKRKVWIIQGVPKDRYYLYGRIELHIDKETYQGAWNRKFGWNGEHLNTLQIVAYQRDKNQRPDGAVEHQWSSHFSFQCAENVKLNRATLGGLTPPGKDIANDRKVRFPATFFDSATLNRFGK, from the coding sequence ATGAGGGCACAGCTGCAGTCCTGGCGGCTTGTCGGCGCTTGCGCACTGGCAAGCACCCTGGCGATTTTCTCTGGGCGCATAGCCCAGGCGGCAGACCCCAACGGCCTTGCCCCGGGCAGCGTGCTGGGCAAGGACAACTGGCAGCTTGCGGAAAACCTGTTACCGCCGGAAATTCTCCGCCACTACCGGGAGGGCCATTACCAGAACAAAATCATTGACTGGCCAGAGGGCATTTACCGCTGGGACCCGCGCTTCCTAGCCGCCAGCGAGGCCAATCGTGGTCGCTACACCACGAGTCCAGAGGGCACAATCATCGACGCGGCCACCGGCCGCCAACCGGCATTTGTCTACGGACTGCCGTTCCCCGACATCGACCCAGGCAAAGACCCCGCCGCCGCAGTGAAGATCTTGTGGAACTTCTTCTACCAGTACTGGAACGAGGGCAGCAGCCATAACCTGATTTTGCTCGCCTGGGTGAGACCCGACGGCGTGGACCGCGAAGCCATCCAAGATGTGTACTTTCTGTACTACGACGGACAGGACCCAGACTACCGGCTCCCCAACCCGAACAACTTCTCCATGCAGTTCGTGGCCGTGGCCACATCCCCTGCGGATTTGCACGGAACCGCCTCGCTGACCTGGCGCTACCGTGACTCCAACAAGCGCGACTCTAACTGGACCTACGTTCCCGCCTTGCGCCGGGTGCGCGCGGTCAGCCCTGCCAATCGGTCCGACGGCTTCCTCGGCTCCGACATGAGTCAAGACGACGGCCCCTTCTTTGACGGAAAACCGGAGGACTTTACATGGTCGTTTGTCGGCGAAGGGGAAACGCTGCGCATCGTCGACCCTGAGAGCTTCGAACGCATGCCACAGCGCTACTGGTTGCCCGAAGGAGGCTGGCGCACGGTATGGACGAATCTTCAAGTCGTCGGCTTCCAAACACCCGACTGGAAAGGCATCGCCTGGGCTCCTGTGCGCGCTGCGCTCGCCAAGCGCAAAGTCTGGATCATACAAGGCGTGCCCAAAGACCGATACTACCTCTACGGCCGAATCGAACTGCACATCGACAAAGAAACCTACCAAGGCGCATGGAACCGCAAATTCGGCTGGAATGGCGAACATCTGAATACGTTGCAAATCGTCGCCTACCAGCGCGACAAGAACCAGCGCCCTGACGGGGCAGTGGAGCACCAGTGGTCATCCCACTTCTCGTTCCAGTGCGCGGAAAACGTCAAGCTGAACCGCGCCACCCTCGGCGGATTGACCCCTCCGGGCAAGGATATCGCCAACGACCGCAAAGTCCGTTTCCCTGCAACGTTCTTTGATTCCGCCACCCTGAATCGTTTTGGAAAGTGA